One genomic window of Thermodesulfobacteriota bacterium includes the following:
- a CDS encoding OFA family MFS transporter, with amino-acid sequence MAVPTKNRGWSVALAGTGINLALGILYTWSIFKGAIAASISEGGAFRWDLASLNDPYAMCCLVFSFAMIVAGRVQDRFGPRLTALVGGLLVGAGFLWISQTTSYLAWVLGFGVLAGLGIGFGYSAATPPALKWFPPARTGLIAGIVVSGFGLASVYIAPLATLLVGAFGVQTSMLIFGASFTVVVGGLSLLLVNPPQGYLFGEVAKKKDAAVKAAPSIKVRGDYRPSEMVKTINFYILWACFFIGSGAGLMVIGSVAGMAQRSLGTLAFVAVATMAIGNAAGRIVAGVVSDRIGRSRTLLIMMAAQAALMFAAIPAMRTGSAVYLVLLATFIGFNYGTNLSLFPSFAKDFWGLKNFGANYGVLFSAWGVSGFVMGRISQMLAAKTGSYETSFVLAGVLLLAGAGLVLTLREGKAYQEAEALAEEAAQTAEVLAGEARPGVATAAN; translated from the coding sequence ATGGCAGTGCCGACGAAGAACCGAGGCTGGAGCGTCGCCCTGGCGGGAACCGGCATCAACCTGGCCCTGGGAATCCTGTACACCTGGAGCATCTTCAAGGGGGCGATCGCCGCTTCCATCAGCGAAGGCGGTGCCTTTCGCTGGGATCTCGCCTCCCTCAACGACCCCTACGCGATGTGCTGCCTGGTCTTCTCGTTCGCGATGATCGTGGCCGGCAGGGTGCAGGACCGCTTTGGTCCCCGGCTCACCGCCCTGGTGGGGGGGCTCCTGGTGGGGGCCGGCTTCCTGTGGATCTCCCAGACCACGAGCTACCTGGCCTGGGTCCTGGGCTTCGGCGTGCTGGCGGGCCTGGGCATCGGGTTCGGCTACTCCGCAGCCACCCCTCCCGCCCTCAAGTGGTTCCCCCCGGCTCGCACGGGCCTCATCGCGGGCATCGTGGTGTCGGGGTTCGGTCTCGCGTCGGTGTACATCGCGCCGCTGGCCACCCTCCTGGTGGGCGCCTTCGGGGTCCAGACCTCCATGCTGATCTTCGGCGCCTCCTTCACGGTGGTCGTGGGCGGCCTGTCCCTGCTCCTGGTAAATCCGCCCCAGGGCTACCTCTTCGGTGAGGTCGCGAAGAAGAAGGACGCCGCCGTCAAGGCCGCCCCTTCCATCAAGGTGCGCGGCGACTACCGGCCCTCGGAGATGGTGAAGACCATCAACTTCTACATCCTGTGGGCGTGCTTCTTCATCGGCTCGGGCGCCGGCCTCATGGTGATCGGCAGCGTCGCCGGCATGGCCCAGCGGAGCCTCGGAACCCTGGCCTTCGTCGCCGTCGCGACCATGGCCATCGGCAACGCGGCCGGACGGATCGTTGCCGGGGTCGTGTCGGACCGCATCGGCCGCAGCCGCACCCTCCTCATCATGATGGCCGCCCAGGCCGCGCTCATGTTCGCCGCGATCCCCGCCATGCGCACCGGAAGTGCCGTCTACCTGGTGCTCCTGGCCACCTTCATCGGGTTCAACTACGGCACGAACCTGAGCCTGTTCCCCTCCTTCGCCAAGGACTTCTGGGGCCTGAAGAACTTCGGCGCCAACTACGGCGTGCTCTTTAGCGCCTGGGGCGTGAGCGGCTTCGTCATGGGCCGCATCTCCCAGATGCTGGCCGCGAAGACCGGCAGCTACGAGACCTCGTTTGTGCTGGCCGGGGTGCTCCTGCTGGCCGGCGCCGGCCTCGTGCTGACCCTGCGCGAGGGCAAGGCCTACCAGGAAGCCGAAGCCCTGGCCGAAGAGGCTGCCCAGACCGCCGAAGTCCTTGCCGGAGAGGCCCGGCCCGGCGTCGCCACCGCCGCCAACTGA
- a CDS encoding sigma-54 dependent transcriptional regulator, giving the protein MGDAKRILVIDDEEALCRMVDAILSDSGYEVTTRTRSTEAVEAFEAGRFDLLITDVKMPGMDGLEVLQRVKAADPSLPVIVVTAHATVEMSIAALRKGAYDMLTKPFEPEELLYRIRNALRQSELLEENRGLKEELAEKSRFGSIVGDSPRLLAVLETARKVAARDIPVLITGESGTGKELVAQAIHAHSPRRTGKFVAINCGALPHTLLESELFGSRKGAYTGADRDRKGLLETADGGTLFLDEVGTLPADVQKTLLRFLQEQEFYRVGDTRPTRVNVRVLSATNADLEADVREGRFREDLFYRLNVVNLHLPPLRERPGDIPLLIAHLLRELNARFDTRVKGFTPDAMEAASRHPWPGNVRQLRNVVEACLAVSSGEYVDLRVLAQFTGRDLAAGAPEEGAAGVEAADYAAALARFEVAYLRRLLRATGGSVEEAARLADMNMATIYRKIKKYGLRKEECA; this is encoded by the coding sequence ATGGGGGACGCCAAGCGCATCCTCGTCATCGACGACGAGGAAGCCCTGTGCCGGATGGTGGACGCCATCTTGAGCGACAGCGGCTACGAGGTCACCACCCGCACCCGCTCCACCGAGGCGGTGGAGGCGTTCGAGGCCGGCCGGTTCGACCTCCTCATCACCGACGTGAAGATGCCCGGCATGGACGGACTCGAGGTGCTCCAGCGGGTCAAGGCCGCCGATCCCTCGCTGCCCGTCATCGTCGTCACGGCCCATGCCACCGTGGAGATGTCCATCGCCGCCCTGCGCAAGGGGGCCTACGACATGCTCACCAAGCCCTTCGAGCCCGAAGAGCTCCTCTACCGGATCCGCAACGCGCTTCGCCAGAGCGAGCTCCTCGAGGAGAACCGCGGCCTCAAGGAAGAGCTGGCGGAGAAGTCGCGCTTCGGAAGCATCGTGGGCGACTCGCCTCGGCTCCTCGCGGTGCTGGAGACGGCGCGCAAGGTGGCGGCGCGCGACATACCGGTGCTGATTACCGGGGAGTCGGGCACGGGAAAGGAGCTGGTCGCCCAGGCGATCCACGCCCACTCTCCCCGGCGCACCGGCAAGTTCGTGGCCATCAACTGCGGCGCCCTGCCCCACACCCTCCTCGAGAGCGAGCTCTTCGGCAGCCGCAAGGGGGCGTACACCGGTGCCGACCGGGACCGGAAAGGGCTGCTGGAGACCGCGGACGGGGGGACCCTGTTCCTCGACGAGGTGGGCACCCTTCCCGCCGATGTGCAGAAGACCCTCCTGCGCTTCCTGCAAGAGCAGGAGTTCTACCGGGTGGGCGATACCCGGCCCACCCGGGTCAACGTGCGGGTGCTCTCGGCCACCAACGCGGATCTGGAGGCGGACGTGCGGGAGGGGAGGTTCCGGGAGGACCTCTTCTACCGCCTCAACGTGGTGAACCTGCACCTTCCCCCCCTGCGGGAACGCCCGGGCGACATTCCCCTGCTGATCGCCCACCTCCTCCGGGAGCTCAACGCCCGCTTCGATACCCGGGTCAAGGGTTTCACCCCCGACGCCATGGAGGCGGCCTCCCGCCACCCCTGGCCCGGCAACGTGCGGCAGCTGCGAAACGTCGTGGAGGCGTGCCTGGCGGTGAGCAGCGGGGAGTACGTGGATCTCCGTGTCCTGGCCCAGTTCACCGGCCGCGATCTGGCGGCCGGTGCGCCCGAAGAAGGGGCGGCGGGTGTCGAGGCCGCGGATTACGCCGCGGCTCTCGCCCGCTTCGAGGTGGCGTACCTGCGGCGGCTTCTGCGCGCCACCGGAGGAAGCGTGGAGGAAGCCGCGCGGCTCGCGGACATGAACATGGCGACCATCTACCGCAAGATCAAGAAGTACGGGCTGCGCAAGGAAGAGTGCGCCTGA